tgatcctagttagtccataattagacaatatttaccacaaacaagcgaaagtgctatagtagcgaaatccaaaaatttttcacatcTAGACAAGGtcttagttgtagagataataCATTTGTTTCAGTAGTACAATATTTTGAACTGTCATTCTGATGCATGGTCTGTAAAAGTGCAACATAGAAAATACGAGTGTAATTAATGATTTTATCATTAAAAGTAATTATTTAGTTTAAGTAGCCTCGGCTTTTAGGATGTTCGCAATGGTAATTTACAAATAACTAGCTAGACTAAatatagaaataaaaaaaataaatattgcagTGGAGAGTTATGTGACCTGTCAGAAAAGTGTTTGTGATCATACTGGACTAGCTATTTGAAAGTCACTAGCTAtttgggccgtgtttagttcccaaaaaattttggaaaatttttcacattccccgtcacatcgaatctttagacgcatgcattgagtattaaatatagacaaaaataaaaattaattgtatagtttggtcggaattgatgggacggatcttttaagcctagttaatccatgattggacaatatttttcacaaacaaacgaaagtgctacagtacctgttttgcaaaattttttggaactaaacaaggccttgatcttTCTCTTTGATAGTCAATAAAGTTCTTTTTAGCCATTAGATGCCCTTATCATCCTCTGTGGTTAATTTATTGACTCGGCCAATTTAGTGGCCACCTAATGATTGGTTAGAGCAtgtttagttttttatttagaccgaatttttttgagtttttgtTCAATTATTCTATAGAATAAAACTACACACCATCCaatttttttgacaaaatagTTGCCATTTTAGATTCTAGATTTTGGCctcaaaaatccaaaaaaaaactcaaaagaGCAGCTTCGTATATTTTAAACCTTGAAATTTTTGGTATTTTAGATGAAACTAAATACACTCATAAAAAATTAGCATTTTGTATTTCACCATTCCAAAGTACTCCATctgtctcaaattataagtcattccaataaTCTTAAatagtcaaagtttttcaagtttgactaaatttatataacaaaataataacatttttgataccaaccaagtatcattagattctttgttagttataatttcatagtgtacctattttatgacataaatctttatatttctttctatattttttgttaaacttaaaaatgctttgactctcaaagattcttgaaatgacttttAATTTAGAACGGAGGAGTACTTGGCATTTTATATTTTGTATTCCACGAAGAACTAAACACACCCTTAATCTGGCTATTTACACGGGGTATTTAATTATGGGACGTTGGTTTCATTTGTCAGCGGCAACGGTAACGGAGTACTGCCAGAGAGCTAGATTTTCGTGAGAAGAGCAACGAGATCGTGGCCTTGCGCGCCGTGTGCGTGACGCTCTCACGTCGCACCAGTCCGCCGGTCTCGTGGGGCGAGCCAGGGCCTGGCCTGGCCCCACGACCCCACGTCCCCGCGGCCCCACCTGCTCCTCAGTCCTCATCCTCCTTGCTTGCTCCTTCTCAAGCACGCGTTCGCTTCGCCGGTTCGCCCCCAACTTCAAAACTCGAGATAAAAGAAAAGGGGCTATTGTGTTTATACCCTTCCTGAGATAGCTAATTGTGATTCTATCCTCGTTTTTCGCGATCTTGTGTTTTTACCCTTGTTTTGTAAAAACGAAGCTCCAGTTTACCCCTACTCTGTTATCAGGCAGTAACGGTGTTAACTTTGCCTTTTTAGGACAACTTTGCCCTTGCAAAAATACCCCTACTTTTCTTGTATGCATTGTGATTTTACccctgttttttttaaaaaaaaaatttggcagCAACATTACACAACTTGTTATATATAATTCCACACAACAAGCAAATATAGATAGATATGAGTACCAAATATATCCATATAACACAGTCATCTACCATCCAATATAAATCCAACAAAAGCTACCCATCATCCAACATAAGTCCAACAAAAGGCTTCTATCATCATAAGTCCAACAAAAGCACTAATAGTGAGATATTACAAGTTAATTGTCACACTATTCCTAACAATGCAGCCAGCCTCCCTCCTCTTCCTCGTGTTCCAGCCCCTTGTACTCCACTTCTAGGTCGTCCACTTGcacttcttcctcttcctcttcctcttgttGCAGCCCCTTCTATTCCACTCTCACTCTCAGGTGCTGCACTTGcacttcttcctcttcctcttcctcttgttGCAGCCCCTTCTATTTCACTCTCACTCTCAGGTGCTGCACTTGCACTTCTTCctcttccccttccccttccccttccccttgcACTTCACATGAATGGAGAAAAAAGCTTCAGTAAACAAGAATAATGAATAGAAAAGAAACAGAAATCAGCATGACTCACATTGATGCTTGTGAAGATGATTCATTCTGAGAAGATGCACGGTTCCTCTTTTGACTAGCAGTTAGGCCTCTTTGGCAGTACTTGGCTATATGGCCTAGTTCTCCACATTCAGaacatggtttccttttcttactAGTGGCAGCCTCATCAAAGGACTTGACTCTAGAGGTTCTTGGTCTTCCTGGCTTCCTTCTTAgttttggcttattgattttatAAGGCAAATTAACATGTGGCCAATTGTCTTTGGATGTCATTGGATTGAAAGAACATTCATATGCCTTTTTAAACCGATCAACAGAGAAGTATTCATGCACAAAGTCCTCCATTCGTACCTCTCTACTAATCTTAGAAATGTAAGCTAAAGCATGGGTGCATGGCTGTCCACTTACTTGCCAAGCCTTACAAGAACATGTTTTTTGGCCTAAGTTGACTGCGTACTTGAATTTGTCTTCCATGAAGGTCTTGGCTGCTGCCCACATATTCTTACCATAGAGCTCATCACCATACCCATTCTTTTTCATGTTCTTCCACAAGTGCCTCATAGAGCTCATCACCATACAGATAGTGCTTAGCTATGAAATCAATTAGTTGCAAAAGGTTGAAGCTATGCATGTCAACAGATACAGTAGGCAAGGTTCTGCCCATTTGGTGTGATTTTGGTCCCTCATCAGGCAAACTCAAAAAAGACATAACCCTAACAACCAGATCCAAATTCATCTGACTTTGCCTACGAATTAGAGTAATTGAAACCAAAATTAGTGCCATTGCCTGAAGCCCAACATCAATTCGTCGGATTCAGAGGTCCAAAGAGGCTACCTGCTTGCCTTGGCTGAACCACCGTCGGTAGGAGGCTCCATGGCACCTGAACCACCGTCGGGAGGAGGCTCCATGGCCACCGCCTGCTTCACGTGTGGGGGTGCCGCGTCCGCGGGGAGGCCGCTGCCTGCTGGATTGCCTGCTCGCGCGCCAGGAGCCGCGCGCCTGCCCCGACCCTGCCGCGACCCCGCCTGGAGCCGCGCGCCTGCTGCTGCGCCCGCGCACGGCCGCCGGCTGACCGCCGCTCGCGCCCGCCGGGAGTCCGCCGCTCGCGTCGGGAGTCCGCCCGCCGCCGGCTGACCGCCGCTAGCGCCCTGCTCTTCCCTCTCGTCGCTCGACGGTGCCTAGGGTTACGGCGGCGCCGTGCGGGACTCAGCGCGTCCGCGTGACGGGTTTATTTCTGGTGTGTCCAAGGGGCCAAGGGCATTTCCGTCCATTCGGCTTTTTCAATAGTGGCAGCCTCATTTTCTCATTTATTTTAAATCAAAGTAACTAACGGAATGGAAAGCAGGGGTAAACTGAGGCTTTGATGTAACAGAGCGAGGGTAAAAACACAAGATCGTGAAAAACGAGGGTAGAATTACAATTAGCTATCTCAGGAAGGGTATAAACACAATACCTCCCAAAAAAAACTCTAAAACCCAAAATCCCAACCGCCTCTCTGCCCCTCCTCCCAACTCCACCTGGTGTCCTCGTCGTCGGCGGGCTCCTCCATTGTCCGCCTCCTCCACATCGTCAACGCCGCCGTTGGTCGACGGCCCAGAGGTGAGCGAGCCCGCCCGTGTGCTTCATTCCTCCCTCCGTGTGGCGTCTCGCCTCCGGCTTCGTTTTCCTTTCCCTTTTCTGCGGTGCTTGCTGCCCTGTGAATGGCGATTGATGATCTCGTGCGCTTTCGTTTCATGCTTGTGCCAGGTCATGCCCGaagcgccgcggcctccgggGACCGGGGGCAACGTCCACCGCGCGTGGGCCCCACAGCGCGGCGACCGCCGCGTCCGCGTCTTTCCGCCTCGCCCGCCGCCTTCGCCTCGGCGTCCTCTTCGTGCCGCCGCCGATAATGGTCGTCGAGGCGAGGgaggcagcagcggcggcggcgcgggagcGCGTTGGAACACGGGAGAGGAGGCGGGCGGGCGGTACGCGAGGCGCGGCGGCGTGGCGGACCGCGTGGTGGCGGGCGGTGCCAGCGCGGACCCTGCGGGAGCGGGACGGAATGCTGCGACCGTCGCCGCGGGTGGTGAGGCGTCACCGCCACGGGCGCGGGAGGAGAGTGGCGGTGGCGGGCGAGGTGGTGGTGTGGGGAGCAAGCGCCCGTCTGCTCCGCTCGCGCAGCTCCCACCGTCCAAGCGGAGCGCGGTCTCCGCGAGTCGGCAGTTCCTCCCACCCGCCTCCAGGTGGACCGCGCCTGCTCCTGCTCCGCTCGCTGGTGCAGACGCCGACGCAGGTTCCCGGACACGGTACGAAGGGGACCGCGAGAACAGAGGTTCTGATGCATTGAAGAAGCCGCCAGTTGCTCGTCCGCTCGTGGCCCGCAAGGATGGTGTTGGTGTGCTGTCGAGAGCGGTGCCCCCCAATGCTGCTGGTACGAGGGTTCTGAAGAAGCCATATGCCAGGGATGGTGCTGCTCCAGGTCGTCATGGTCCAAGGGCTGGGATGGTGAAATCGTCTGCTGCACAGGACAAGGGAAGGGGAGCAGGGAATGAAGAACTGTGGGGAAAGAAGGTGCCGGTGACAGCCACACGATTGCCACCAAAGCCAGATGTCATATCGGACACACGCACCTCGCAACCTAGCCGTGGAAAGGATGGCCGATTCAGTAGCAAGGTGCATCGACCATTGGAATCTGGGCGTGTTCATGGAGGTTTGGCTGTGGCAAAGGAGATGTTGGCCATAGATGATGATAGTTCTTTGGCTGATGGACGTGCTGTGCAAATTGCGGTTGCTGCGCGCACTGGTACTAGTGTTGGAGCTGTACAAAAAGATGGCAAATTAGAGAAGGGAGAGGCTCCCTCCAAGGCGTCTTGGGGATCTCAGGTTTCTTCCGATGCTGTTCATCTTGATCCTGCAGCTTATAGGGATGTTTCTGCAAGGGATTCCTCTGGTTTAAGTCGGAACTTTGGGAGGAAGACGCCATCATGGGCAGTAGCAAAAGATGTCAATGTGACGAACAAATATGGTGAGAGTTCCTCCACATACAACACTGTTGCTGCATCTTTTGCTAAGGATCCTTCCAAAAAAACCCTGATGTGTAAGATAGTATTTGAAAGTGGTAGGATGAACAGGAGGACATCTTCTGATGTTGCAGGAGTGTCTGCTGAAGGCAATGTGTTGAGAAGTAAGGACATGTTTACAAATCAAAATGCAGTCAAGCCAGCCAAAGTGGTTCAGAAATCTGTATGTGGAAGGCGCGTAACTACAAATGGGATTCAGGACTCTATTGAGCTCACTAAGGATCGAGTTATGCAAGCTCCCATGTCTCCAGACATGTGCCCCACAATACACAAAAAGAAGGCCGCCACAAATAGGGATTTTTTTGGTCACAAGAAAATGGTGAAGCCAAAAGCTGTAGATCATCAGCAGAGGAAGATTGCCTCGACATCTGTATCGGGTAGTAAGGGCAAACTGGATGATGAGGTGGCTTCCAACTTGAAATTTCATGACATATTTAGGGACATAGTTGTTCATGAAAGAAAGCTTGAACTTTATCTCAACAGCTCATCAGGTCTTCCTTTTGTGAGGTGTCAAAGGCAATATAGACACAGGAATGCAGATGCTAGGAGCAGATTTAAAAAGTTGTGCAGGATATTTGAGTTTGTATGCCGGACTCTAGTACAAATTACGGAGCAGCGTTCATTGAAGATGAGAATTGACTTTCTAGCTGCTGAAGTAATGAAGGCATTACCAGATTTTACCAAACATGGTCCTATTGTGGGACAAGTTCCTGGAGTTGAAGTTGGTGATGAGTTTCTATACAGATCTCAGCTTGCAATTGCTGGTCTACATCATCATTACCGGAAAGGCATTGACACCACCACATATAGAAATGGCATGCTTATTGCAATAAGCATTGTTGCTTCTGGAGGTTATCCTGATGAATTGGGTTGCTCAGGTGAACTGCTATACACTGGTTCTGGTGGGAAGCCTGCTGGTAAGAAGAAAGATGAGGATCAAAAGCTTAAGTGTGGAAACCTTGCACTAAAGAATTGCATCAAAACAGAGACTCCCGTAAGAGTGATTCATGGATTTAAGTGTCGGAATACCGAGAGAGGCAGTCATTTGGGGGCCAAACTAGTCTCAAGATACACTTATGATGGATTGTATTTAGTGGTGGATTTCTGGATGGATGGTCAACCAGGTTCAAGGGTGTTTAAGTACAAGTTAAAAAAGATTCCTGGGCAACCAGAGCTTCCTATGCACGTAGCTAAAAGATTGAAGAGCTACAAAAGCCGTCCAGGCCTGTTCATGAATGATATATCTCAAGGGAAGGAAGCAACTCCCATCTGTGTCATTAATACGGTAGATGATGTGCGACCTGCACCTTTCCAATACACCACTAGAATTAGATATCCATTTAGGCTTGCAGAAAAACATCAGGGTTGTGACTGCACCAATGGTTGCTCAGACTCTGTGAGCTGTGCCTGTGCTGTGAAGAATGGAGGGGAAATCCCATTTGACTTAAATGGAAAAATTCTCAATGAGAAGTCCGTGATATTTGAGTGTGGTCCATCTTGTAAATGTCCTCCTTCATGCCACAACAGGGTCAGTCAGCATGATATGAAAATACCACTGGAAGTATTCAGGACAACCAAGACTGGTTGGGGCGTAAGATCTCTAAGGTCCATTCCTTCTGGCAGCTTCATATGTGAGTATATTGGTGAGCTGCTGCATCAAAAGGAGGCTTACAAGAGAAGGAACAACAGTTACTTGTTTGATACAGGCCTTAACTATGATGATGAGAATATTAGCAGTGGGTTGCCATCAAATGTTTCAGGTTTGAACTCTTCTAGCTCTTGCTCCCAGACCAAGGAAGATGTGCACTTCACTATAGATGCATCTGAGTATGGAAATATTGGAAGGTTCATCAACCACAGCTGTTCACCTAATCTTCAAGCACAAAATGTTCTTCAGGACCATGATGACAAAAGGATGCCGCATATTATGTTCTTTGCTGCAGAGACGATTCCACCACTACAGGAGCTGACTTGTGACTATAATAACTCTGAAATAGATCGTGTCCGAGGTGTCAATAGAAGAATGAAATCCAAAGTTTGTCATTGTGGTTCTTCACAGTGTCATCGGAGGTTCTACTAAGGCATGGCCACTTGATAGTCGTATAGTAGtttcttgaaaaaaaatatCCTACGGAATGCTGTCACTTGTATTTTCATTTACCAGTTGATGACACTCAGATAATATGAGATGTTACTGCTAGTAAAGTTTCGATCCTAGTTGATGTCATGTAGATAATAACACGAGCTACTGCTGCTATTAAAGAGTATTAGTTGTACTCAACCTATTGTCTTCCTACTTCAAAATGCAGTGCATTTTCAATTTTCATCTTGTTATATGTAAATCTGGCCCCTGGATCATTGTTTTTGTGGTTGAATATACATGTCGAATGAAGTTGACATGATATGTGAATATTGCCATGTATTACTGTGGTGGAGATGGGCATCTGTCTGTCCTGATCATTGACCAAAGTTTTGTTCTTATGAGTAGTGATCTTTTTTGTATCATTTATGCTAAAAACGAACCATATTACAATCAGGCGTGCAAGATTTGTGCCATACATCTATCTAGAAGAGGGAGGTCCTTCTTTGGAGCCTGGATCTTCTTTGTAATTAGTGCAAGTGTTCAGACAATCTGCTAGATGTGCAATTGTTTCTGTCGGCGACTACTTTGCTGAGCCAAGGTAGCATTTGTCTCCTAGGAGATTGACTTCAAATACCTGTCCCTGCTATGGATAATTCCTACTTAAGCTACACATGTGTTGTTTAATTTGCAATTGACTGAATCGATTGCTCTGAATATTTCCAAGTGAAACAGAGTAACATCTGAGTTGAAATAATGACcaaatagatcttcgactataTATTGTTCATCGTATATATGTTTACCATTTGAACATGACCTTTATTTAGCGCTCGTGTGCTGTTTTTGGTTTCCACTGCATGGTTTCTATTTGACTCCTCCAACAAATTGAACTTTCCTTTAGCTCCAGATTGTACTCCCTCAAGGACAATAATCACAACTTCTGAATGTTGAGCATTGGTATGTTGGCTGTAAGTGTTGTCTGGAGCACATGCATCTTAAATGTCAGTAGCATACTGTCACACATCCTTCATCATAAGATCAAGGGTTCCCAGAAGTTGTTTTGAGCTGCTCAGAGCAATGGCAAATTAAAGAAGGCACAGTGCTACcacaattaggccttgtttagttacaccgAAATTCAAaaccttttcaagattctccgtcacgtcgaattttgcgacacatgaatgaagcattaaatatagattagaaaataactaattgtacagtttgcctgtaatttgcgaaacgaatattctgagcctagttagtccatggttaattaatattgccaaatacaaacgaaatgctacagtacctgaaACTTTTTACCCACataaaacaaggccttaaaatgAAGTCATTCCACTTTGGTTCCAGAAGAATTGAAGTTTTCCTAAAAagtacatgcatggagtattaaatatatagacgaaaacaaaaactaattacacagtttgcctgtaaatcgtgagatgaatcttttgagcctagttagtctataattggataataattgctaaataaaaatgaaaatgctacagtgtcagaaATGCTAcaagtttggaaactaaacaaggcctgagtctcAATATTAGTTCAGAGCCTGCCAGAGGTTGCTACTACTAGAATtttattttaggccttgtttagttctgaaaaaatttcggatttcgctactgtagcattttcgtttttatttgacaaatattatccaatcataaactaactaggatcaaaagattcgtctcgcgatttacagacaaactgtgtaattagtttttgttttcgtatatatttaatgcttcatgcatgtgccgcaagattcgatgtgacgagaaatcttgaaaactttttggatttcggggtgaactaaacaaggccttagacttCATCAATCTAAAAAGGAAAAGTTTAATTAAGGCCGTGTTTACTTCCTCAACCAAAACATTTCgttacactgtagcttttttcgtttgtttgtggtaattattgtccaaccatggactaactaggctcaaaagattcgtcttgtcaatttcgaccaaactgtgtaattagtctttattttcatctatattgaatactccatacatacgtctaaagattcgatgtgacgggaaatcttgaaaatttttgggtttttgggaggaagtaaacaaggcctaaggtgcCCAAGAATTAATGGAAACTCCCCATGTTACTACTACTAGCTCCATGCCAATCTTTTGAACCACCTTTAAGTCTGACGATCATGACACAAACAGTAGGGTTAATATCCGGAGATCAGGACTCCTGAATGGTTTGCTGATTACTGAAGGGCTTGTGGAGGTATCTAATTTCTGCTAGACACTCGTTTGCAGCAGCCTTCTTTGATAATCATGaattactgaagggattgtacAGCAGCAAACTGTGGTTTTATTTCTGTAGTTACTCGTACTTCACAATAGTAGTATTAATATTTGTAATAAAGTAGTATTAAAATCTATGCTTTAGTTTATCATAAGGCTGATAAAGTAGAACAGGACCACAGAAATGCTAACCAAGCCTCTTTCTTTCATCGGAGAAGAAGCGGAGATCATCATGAATTGAACACTGGATAGTTTTTAATCTGCTCCATTCAGGCCTTGTACTACACAATGAATTGAACCACATCATTTTTAAGGCCTAAAATTTTACGACGACAAACAGAGAAACTAAAATAAAAGTACGATCGCTGATAAAAAGCAATGAACCTAGGCTTGTTTAgatcaatttttttttggattttgaccctatagcatttttatttttatttgacaaacattgtctaaccatagagtaactatgcttaaaagattcgtctcgcgatttacagttaaattgtgcaattagtttttgttttcatctatatttaatgctccatgcatgtgtcataagatttgatataacggtgatcttgaaaaaattttggttttaggGTGAACCAAAAAAGGCCCTAGGCTTTAGTTTGTATCATGATGCATGGATCATCCAGGAACTAACCATCAACGCTGCATGCGCGCTTTCAGGGCttgtttagggcctgtttagattgggaacgaaaattttttaggtgtcacatcagatgtgtcggaaggatgtcgggaggggtttttagaaactaataaaaaaacaaattacatagctcgtcagaaaactgcaagacaaatttattaagcataattaatctatcattagcatatgtaggttactgtagcacttaaggctaatcatggagtaactaggcttaaaagattcgtctcgcgattctcaactaaactgtgtaattagtttatttttttatctacatttaatgtttcatgcatgtgtccaaagattcgatgggatgggtgaaaaatttttgggtggggaactaaacagggccttagatgcaaaaagtttttggattttgacactgtagcacttttgtttttatttgacaaacattgttcaattatggagtaactaggcataaaagattcgtctcgcgatttacagacaaactgtgtaattagtttttatttttatttttatttaatactttatgcatgtaccacaagattcgatgtgatgaggaatcttgtaaagttttgagttttggggtgcatctaaacaaggcctcggtccGACAAGCGCATTCAGTCACCGTAATTCCTCTTGCAGCGGCACACACTTGCAGCTAGATGCGGCCTCTTGTGCTGCAAAAAGTAAACCCGGGTCAACTCTTGATTAATTCCCAAAAGTTTTTTGGATTTGACTattactatatttttttatttggtaattagtattccattataggccttgtttagtttcaaaatattttgcaaaatcgacactgtagctatttcgtttgtatttgacaaatattgtccaatcatggactaactaggctcaaaagattcatatcgtcaatttcgaccaaactgtgcaattagtttttatttttgtctatatttaatacttcatgcatgtgtctaaagattcgatgtgacggggaatctgaaaaattttgcaaaattttttaggaactaaacaaggccatagactaattagatttaaaagtttTGTCAGTtcgtaaactgtataattaatttttatttttatttatatttaatgctctatacatatatctaaagatttgatgtaataggTGAATTTTTTTTAGACAACGTATGCGTGCAACTGGAGGAACTCATTTTTTGGCCTGTAGATGCTGAGCGGCTTCTAATCTGGCCGTTGAACCGTCCTCAGGATATATGCACTCATCTGACATCAGTACTCTACattattgtttttttatttgctATACGTATGCTGTTCTGAACATAAACTGTACCACTTTAATGTGCATTTCCGAAAATGTTGTACGAGAGCATCAAATACTATCAAagcttaaagaaaaatattgatTAATATTTTGTCTCAGGAGCTGGACAAGAGAAGTTGATTGCATACTTACTTAGCAAAAGGAAATCAATAAAAAAAGGTGTTGCAAATCATTGGAaatagtaattttgaaaatatatAATAGGTGAAATAAATGAATGAAcgtagaaaaaaaaggaaatgtaaataaataaagattaaTAAAAGTGGATGAACGTAGAATAAAACAAGTAAGTCGAAtggaaaaaattaaaaatagaataaaagatagTTTGGAAAATATAATAAAGATGTGACGctagatataaatattagcTACAACAgttgaaaagaaagagaagcgaTGGGATGCTATGAGCAGTGTGCAGGATGGGATGCTGCCCACATGTGGGTAAGCCCTACACATAGCAGTGTTATTGAAAAAAGAGAATACAGGATGAATACGATTGAAAAATAAAGATCACCACAAGTTtatccgaaatccaaaaagttttcaagattcctcgtcacatcgaatcttgcggcacatgcatgaagcattaaatatagacaaaaacaaaaactaattacatagtttgtctgtaaatcgtgagacgaatcttttgatcctagttagtttataattagataatatttgtcaaataaaaatgaaaatactagagtagcaaaatccaaaattttttcggaactaaacaaagccccgAAGAGAATACGATGGAGAGAAGGTAGTCACGGATCTCGAGAAACAGTGATGATAGTGGGTGCTAGAGCTTACCCTATGCATACGACAAGACATTTTCGCAACCGGAGAGAGGCCAGAGCTGGGGCATCATATTCGTTGGATTGGATCCCCCACTGGCCACTGAGCTCTCATCTCCGCGTCCTCATGTATCCATGGCTGTTTATTTTTATGCGGACTTTGTTAggacactctcaatgcaaaaTTCTATCATAGAgttcaagacaattaattacatattatttatgatattttgctaatgtggcactatatttattgaagaaagaggtagaaaaaataagactccaagtcttatttagactccaaatcCACAtttttcgaggtaataaataactttagactccatgatagagtctgtattgtgagtgcccttagggcagtcccaatggagAATTAATTGTAGTTTCTATCTCTATTTAATGACTTGCCACCTAAGCAAAATGCTGATATGGCAATCTAATTAATGAGGAAAGAGAGTAAAAAATGATGAAACCGTTTCTTCCAGAGCAAACGAAGTCTTCTCTTGCACGGAGACGCAAGGAAACGGCACCAGCAGTTTCTATCGCCCATGATGGCCCGCAGTCCCGTGTGCTCGCCTGCGCTGCCGCTACGTGAGCTCGCCGGCCGCCGCATGAGCTGACTCGCCCCATCGCTGCGCACGCTCGTTCTGCAGCTCCGCTGGCCGCGCGCTCGCCGAACGTCGTGTTCGCTCGTTCACGCCGCCACTACGCGTGCTCGCCAGCCACTACGCCGCACTCACCCATGAGAACCCTGCTCGGTGCTTTTGCGCTGGCCCGTGCGCCGCCGCAGGAGCCTGTTCGCTTGTGGCATGCCTCTGCATTG
This window of the Sorghum bicolor cultivar BTx623 chromosome 7, Sorghum_bicolor_NCBIv3, whole genome shotgun sequence genome carries:
- the LOC8073524 gene encoding uncharacterized protein LOC8073524, with translation MVVEAREAAAAAARERVGTRERRRAGAGRNAATVAAGGEASPPRAREESGGGGRGGGVGSKRPSAPLAQLPPSKRSAVSASRQFLPPASRWTAPAPAPLAGADADAGSRTRYEGDRENRGSDALKKPPVARPLVARKDGVGVLSRAVPPNAAGTRVLKKPYARDGAAPGRHGPRAGMVKSSAAQDKGRGAGNEELWGKKVPVTATRLPPKPDVISDTRTSQPSRGKDGRFSSKVHRPLESGRVHGGLAVAKEMLAIDDDSSLADGRAVQIAVAARTGTSVGAVQKDGKLEKGEAPSKASWGSQVSSDAVHLDPAAYRDVSARDSSGLSRNFGRKTPSWAVAKDVNVTNKYGESSSTYNTVAASFAKDPSKKTLMCKIVFESGRMNRRTSSDVAGVSAEGNVLRSKDMFTNQNAVKPAKVVQKSVCGRRVTTNGIQDSIELTKDRVMQAPMSPDMCPTIHKKKAATNRDFFGHKKMVKPKAVDHQQRKIASTSVSGSKGKLDDEVASNLKFHDIFRDIVVHERKLELYLNSSSGLPFVRCQRQYRHRNADARSRFKKLCRIFEFVCRTLVQITEQRSLKMRIDFLAAEVMKALPDFTKHGPIVGQVPGVEVGDEFLYRSQLAIAGLHHHYRKGIDTTTYRNGMLIAISIVASGGYPDELGCSGELLYTGSGGKPAGKKKDEDQKLKCGNLALKNCIKTETPVRVIHGFKCRNTERGSHLGAKLVSRYTYDGLYLVVDFWMDGQPGSRVFKYKLKKIPGQPELPMHVAKRLKSYKSRPGLFMNDISQGKEATPICVINTVDDVRPAPFQYTTRIRYPFRLAEKHQGCDCTNGCSDSVSCACAVKNGGEIPFDLNGKILNEKSVIFECGPSCKCPPSCHNRVSQHDMKIPLEVFRTTKTGWGVRSLRSIPSGSFICEYIGELLHQKEAYKRRNNSYLFDTGLNYDDENISSGLPSNVSGP